A stretch of the Channa argus isolate prfri chromosome 9, Channa argus male v1.0, whole genome shotgun sequence genome encodes the following:
- the abhd13 gene encoding protein ABHD13, whose amino-acid sequence MEKPWRLWGAMERCTLFLVSWSWGACRVSLLALILTFHLYGGVFLLALILASVAGILYKFQDVLLYFPDQPSSSRLYVPMPTGIPHENVYIRTKDGVKLNLILLRYTGGDALPGVASGNQSSPASSAPPTILYFHGNAGNIGHRVPNALLMLVNLKANIVLVDYRGYGKSEGEPSEDGLYLDAEATLDYVMTRPDLDKTKVVLFGRSLGGAVAVRLASVNPHRVAAIIVENTFLSIPHMAATLFSFLPMRLLPLWCYRNQFLSYRQVALCRMPSLFVSGLSDQLIPPVMMKQLYELSPARTKRLAIFPEGTHNDTWQCQGYFAALEQFMKDLMKSHAHEESAQPSASVTII is encoded by the coding sequence ATGGAGAAGCCCTGGAGGCTGTGGGGGGCAATGGAGCGTTGCACCTTGTTTCTCGTTTCCTGGTCCTGGGGTGCCTGTCGAgtctcccttttggcccttatCCTCACCTTCCACCTGTAtggaggagtttttcttctTGCTCTCATCCTAGCCTCTGTTGCAGGCATCCTCTACAAATTTCAGGATGTGCTCCTCTACTTCCCTGACCAGCCCTCTTCTTCGCGCCTTTATGTTCCCATGCCAACAGGAATCCCACATGAGAATGTATACATCCGCACCAAGGATGGTGTAAAGCTCAACCTCATCCTGCTTCGCTACACAGGAGGGGATGCCCTTCCAGGAGTTGCCTCTGGAAATCAGAGCAGCCCCGCATCCTCTGCTCCACCTACTATTCTTTATTTCCATGGTAATGCTGGTAATATTGGTCACAGGGTGCCAAACGCCCTGCTGATGTTGGTCAATCTGAAAGCCAACATAGTGCTGGTGGACTACCGTGGCTATGGAAAAAGTGAGGGTGAGCCCAGTGAAGATGGTCTGTACTTGGACGCTGAGGCCACACTGGATTATGTAATGACCCGCCCTGATCTGGACAAGACAAAAGTGGTACTCTTTGGCCGCTCACTAGGAGGTGCAGTGGCTGTGCGCTTGGCATCAGTCAACCCTCATCGTGTAGCGGCCATTATTGTTGAAAACACCTTCCTCAGCATCCCCCACATGGCAGCGACACTCTTCTCTTTCTTGCCCATGCGCTTGCTACCCTTGTGGTGCTATAGGAATCAGTTCCTGTCATATCGGCAAGTGGCGCTGTGTCGCATGCCCTCACTGTTTGTATCTGGTCTGTCGGACCAGCTCATCCCACCAGTTATGATGAAACAACTTTATGAGCTTTCTCCTGCACGGACTAAACGCCTGGCTATCTTTCCAGAGGGTACACACAATGACACATGGCAATGTCAAGGCtactttgcagctttggagCAATTCATGAAAGACCTAATGAAGAGTCATGCCCACGAGGAGAGTGCTCAGCCATCGGCTAGTGTCACAATTATctga
- the tnfsf13b gene encoding tumor necrosis factor ligand superfamily member 13B, with amino-acid sequence MSCAMAVFADLEPGTGQKGGEGRLSWPVFLLMLAVVTSSSLSALSLYQLMALRAEVEGLKSEVCRRRQEGQMARRGGQTDNINTRRSQEPPHQSGPQNDGTLVRKIRMVPGAETLVSQPCLQLLANNSRKTFSKEFAFEPHTGIPWQVGLRRGSALEADRDSMIVKEEGFFFVYSQVYYMDSTFAMGHVVIRRKRNVVGDEPQYVTLFRCIQNMNPIYPYNTCYTGGIVKLEVGDVLELLIPRSTANVSLDGDATFLGAVKLA; translated from the exons ATGAGTTGTGCAATGGCAGTTTTTGCAGATTTGGAGCCTGGAACTGGACAAAAGGGAGGTGAAGGGAGGCTGTCCTGGCCCGTTTTCCTGCTGATGCTAGCTGTTGTCACCTCCTCCTCACTTTCCGCTCTGTCCCTATACCAACTAATGGCTCTCAGAGCCGAGGTGGAGGGACTCAAATCAGAAGTGTGTCGCAGGAGACAAGAGGGACAAATGGCCAGGCGTGGAGGCCAG ACTGATAATATCAATACCAGGAGAAGCCAAGAACCCCCCCACCAATCTGGACCCCAAAATGATGGCACCTTGGTAAGGAAGATAAGAATGGTGCCAGGAGCCGAGACATTAG TTTCTCAGCCTTGCTTGCAGTTGTTGGCAAACAATAGTAGGAAAACCTTCAGCAAAG AATTTGCTTTTGAGCCACACACAGGTATCCCTTGGCAGGTTGGGCTGAGGAGGGGCTCTGCCCTGGAAGCGGACAGAGACAGTATGATAGTCAAAGAGGAGGGCTTCTTCTTTGTGTACAGTCAG GTCTATTATATGGACTCTACTTTTGCAATGGGTCACGTGGTGATTCGGAGGAAGAGGAATGTGGTGGGAGATGAGCCTCAGTATGTGACCCTATTCCGCTGCATCCAAAACATGAACCCCATCTATCCTTACAACACCTGCTACACAGGAG GTATTGTAAAGCTGGAGGTCGGAGATGTCCTGGAGCTTCTAATTCCCCGTTCCACAGCCAACGTATCCTTGGATGGAGATGCCACTTTTCTGGGTGCTGTCAAACTGGCTTAA